One Anoplopoma fimbria isolate UVic2021 breed Golden Eagle Sablefish chromosome 21, Afim_UVic_2022, whole genome shotgun sequence DNA segment encodes these proteins:
- the LOC129110688 gene encoding crystallin J1A-like — protein sequence MALTVADRAIGAIIGAAAADAAAQPMHWIYNPDRLKEVLSDLEPCPEFRPQSANPFYRRTTGEQTCYGDQAYVLLESLSECGDVNVEDLTKRIYKFFGPGTVYDLPLNDPYRKKEGPKAILPIDGPWKNSSLKAFFRNVDAGKEETGCDVDCQMDGVTKLAPVVAMYAGRPEMLEKVEKAVRVTQNNDMCVAGTLAAARFLEHFILNGPDPNALEAVLAQLNDPKRQNPQELDRAVIAHIHQVKDNLGKTSQQLVPAVFTNTUVLPGAFQGALHGVLKLKQLDEAVRDTMRCGGCTASRASFIGACFGAQTGLQGIPESWRKRTLRYPLLLELSEKLVQKKQQL from the exons atGGCCTTGACTGTGGCAGACAGAGCCATTGGGGCCATTAttggggcagcagcagcagatgcagcAG CCCAGCCCATGCATTGGATCTACAATCCAGACAGGCTCAAAGAAGTTCTCTCTGATCTGGAGCCCTGTCCTGAGTTTCGGCCTCAGTCAGCGAATCCTTTCTACCGGAGGACGACTGGCGAGCAGACCTGCTATGGTGACCAGGCATACGTCCTGCTGGAGTCATTGAGCGAGTGTGGAG ATGTTAATGTGGAAGACTTGACCAAGCGCATCTACAAGTTCTTTGGCCCGGGAACAGTGTACGACCTGCCTCTCAATGATCCTTACAGGAAGAAAGAAG gtcCCAAAGCCATCCTCCCCATAGATGGCCCATGGAAAAACAGCAGCCTGAAGGCTTTCTTCAGAAATGTGGATGCTGGCAAAGAAGAAACTG GCTGTGATGTGGACTGTCAGATGGACGGCGTCACGAAGTTGGCTCCAGTGGTGGCAATGTACGCTGGCCGCCCCGAGATGCTGGAGAAAGTGGAGAAAGCTGTGCGGGTGACCCAGAACAATGACATGTGTGTGGCTGGGACGCTGGCTGCAGCAAG GTTTTTGGAGCATTTCATTCTGAATGGTCCAGATCCCAATGCCCTGGAAGCAGTTCTGGCTCAGTTGAATGACCCAAAGAGACAGAACCCTCAGGAGCTGGACCGGGCTGTCATTG CGCATATCCACCAGGTGAAGGACAACCTAGGCAAGACATCCCAACAGCTCGTACCTGCTGTGTTCACAAACACATGAG TTTTGCCCGGTGCGTTCCAGGGAGCGCTTCATGGAGTCCTGAAGCTGAAACAGCTGGATGAAGCTGTCAGGGACACCATGCGCTGCGGGGGATGCACCGCCAGCAGAGCCTCCTTCATAGGAGCCTGTTTTGGGGCACAG ACTGGTCTCCAGGGAATCCCAGAGTCTTGGAGGAAGAGGACACTGAGATATCCTCTGCTGCTGGAACTATCTGAAAAGTTGGTccaaaaaaagcagcagttgtag